A genomic window from Methanovulcanius yangii includes:
- the nifB gene encoding nitrogenase cofactor biosynthesis protein NifB, with the protein MTSGEYPTAKVNGKDIPYDPDVLRKIQEHPCYSEKACHTFGRMHLPVAPKCNIQCNYCIRDFDCVNESRPGVCSEVLSPQQAIELVRQVLAKYSYIKVIGIAGPGEPLANEETFETLRLLKEEFPVPIKCLSTNGLVLPEKIDLLEKYDVGNLTVTLNGIDPAITEKIYEHVTWEGQKLRGREAAEKLLEQQLRGIEMAIERKMLVKINTVVVPGINDHHIVDIAKKMGEMGVYTYNLIPVIPQYKFADIIPPTPARKRELHDACAPYVRQMRHCARCRADAIGLLGKDVQNEVYRSGCDGCKE; encoded by the coding sequence ATGACTTCAGGCGAATATCCAACGGCAAAGGTCAACGGAAAGGACATTCCGTATGATCCCGATGTGCTCCGAAAAATTCAGGAGCATCCCTGCTACAGCGAGAAGGCATGCCACACCTTTGGCAGGATGCATCTCCCGGTGGCACCCAAATGCAATATCCAGTGCAATTACTGCATCCGTGACTTCGACTGCGTCAACGAGAGCAGGCCGGGCGTCTGTAGTGAAGTGCTCTCTCCACAGCAGGCCATCGAACTCGTGCGGCAGGTCCTTGCCAAATACTCATATATTAAGGTCATAGGCATAGCAGGGCCGGGCGAACCTCTCGCGAACGAGGAGACGTTCGAAACCCTTCGCCTTCTTAAAGAGGAGTTCCCGGTACCGATCAAATGCCTCTCAACGAACGGTCTCGTGCTGCCGGAAAAGATCGATCTCCTCGAGAAATACGATGTCGGCAACCTCACCGTCACCCTCAACGGGATCGACCCTGCAATTACAGAGAAGATCTATGAACACGTCACGTGGGAAGGTCAGAAACTGCGGGGCCGTGAAGCCGCAGAAAAACTGCTTGAACAGCAGCTCAGGGGCATCGAGATGGCCATCGAGCGCAAGATGCTCGTGAAGATCAACACCGTCGTTGTTCCCGGAATCAACGACCACCACATTGTGGATATTGCAAAGAAGATGGGAGAGATGGGTGTCTACACCTACAACCTGATCCCGGTCATTCCCCAGTACAAGTTTGCAGACATCATCCCGCCGACCCCCGCCCGCAAACGCGAACTGCATGACGCCTGCGCCCCCTATGTCCGGCAGATGCGGCACTGCGCCCGCTGCCGGGCGGACGCCATCGGCCTTTTGGGCAAGGATGTCCAGAACGAAGTATACCGCAGCGGATGCGACGGCTGCAAAGAATAA
- a CDS encoding NosD domain-containing protein: protein MIKYGKGKKIRWLVLVTVLLLVCGGIPGVCAEEINVPAQYGTIQGAIDGASAGDTIIVSGGTYNENIIVDKQLTLTGSGWPVIDGTGKNNDAVRLETDNVVFEGFEVRNADYAGIYVRLNNNTVVRNNRIMSSGYVGIYIRGSDGATIFNNTCEDNFGGGIYLLDTTDSTVSNNTCTGNANDGWPGISLEDSSGNEVYYNNLDNYCEIGSGFYNNAAESGATPSTNLWYNETLERGNWYSDYDGIDEDPNDGIGDTPYNISGGEGPTINSDPYPLMVPGGPIPAPSPAISGITASGVTPNGANISWTIGNSVESDNRVLYGTDEGLAGASWSVWDNATTTPSIPLTGLTSNTTYYYRCYAERTDDADSTTTSSTGSFTTLERLPMVITVDDDNGDIPVPPADYENITDALAVSMDGDTILVYAGNYSGYHDVTTRVNLTGVGWPVVSGNATDPYPFNGDVFVFHTSDCILDGFVIRDAWCSRSSSLESAAVRIGSTNTTIRNTVIDDSLYGIIATSSNNIIRNNTINGTYYGVWLNYARNTLFANNTVTNSKTWILHNTYLTTTVNNYATNNRIENNTFDPAGWTPSGYDDSYGREVLIEDTGGNVLSHNTLLNQTYIHILGDGNTIEDNRVLGPCEYHFAGIDISEDGNIVRNNTVENYKFGILLTEQADNLQMSGNTIAGCTYGFGFDGDVVYAGSRPSRNVIDTTNTVEGAPIYWIVGATGEVYNYTTLSPAPGYLALISCSDIRVENLYLEKNAQSFFIYRSSNVTIDSVTAHGNAYQGILIGDGYDITINDSITDSNGYDVVDGSRMAGIWAYNMTAGRITNTTVTANNPTGITFSYDCVDNLISGCTVTNNGHSTETEESYGIWDSSGDNNNQTVTGCTIGNTFAGRQGIGLKSYADNSLFYNNRFLSNTVAHAQNWGTGTRWNITPVAGTNILGGPWIAGNYWDDYAGLDLNSDGLGDTELPYTTGGATPGQDHHPLLDTFVPDDIPPVVLIHTPVEKESYPGAAVLLEVSSPDPDVATWWYSLDAAANVTFTPNITLPAMSVGEHTLQVWANDTSGNENSSSVTFTATVDTTPPVLYVSSPEENTTYPLRDVALNVWSPDGDAFSWWYALDGGTNSTPLSPAAGTTLTGLANGTHAVAVYMDDIIGNTNATMVNFSVDAATPEPEPTPQPTIADTGDDTPEPLDYPLPVVEEPAFLITIITPDAGQTVERQAEVTYSANSPLARAYYQLDGGAYVRVSPGRAIPLDRLTLGTHEITVTGVDYFGRYGQGSVSFEVIPLAIGEGEPLGTTAYPDDAAVSFTGRTVNYTLSFEVETTANEEVSVYLNRQLAGVPGGETSVIPAAGTGILLKNVSSPSAGVYTMVTISVPADRIVPDDENIISFVHTQNPGRMADLSSWHVRTVALVPDLPASAPSIRVYTPDQSLGSGDEMMVWVEIAGIAPEDRFTARVYLVAPDGEIISFPDGSFDAVPLDDAYVHGNHYGRLPGSLSFSATDLAGTYQLVATLEPEGSDRLVSLSPVPVFFSAEPAVRLYINRDILGDDMPLQVMHAATGGTRAEEETLVILMEHPDGSTTYLPAGTESYASRHYAPLGSLFETILDETVDAGWGEGTYLIRSMLYNSTDTLVAQDIATFTVAREEGTLTLSFPLSVTGGMPSSSRIWLMDAVSLAIVAEQETGTDHDKVTFSVPAGTYWYGGQVTTGAGEMMTIPVDPANRARISPGETVHQRVVVQPATALVPTEVIP, encoded by the coding sequence GTGATAAAGTATGGAAAAGGAAAGAAAATCAGGTGGCTTGTTCTCGTAACGGTACTTCTTCTGGTCTGTGGGGGAATTCCGGGGGTTTGCGCAGAAGAGATTAATGTACCGGCACAGTATGGAACCATTCAGGGGGCGATTGATGGTGCCTCCGCCGGGGACACCATCATCGTCAGCGGGGGTACGTATAATGAAAACATCATCGTCGACAAGCAACTCACCCTGACCGGAAGCGGCTGGCCGGTGATCGACGGGACGGGGAAGAATAACGATGCCGTAAGGCTTGAAACAGACAACGTGGTGTTCGAGGGGTTCGAGGTGAGAAACGCCGATTACGCTGGCATTTACGTACGTCTGAACAACAACACGGTGGTCAGGAACAATCGGATCATGTCGTCTGGATATGTCGGCATATATATAAGGGGCTCGGACGGGGCCACCATCTTCAACAATACCTGCGAAGACAACTTTGGTGGCGGCATCTACCTTTTAGATACGACTGACAGCACAGTCAGTAACAATACCTGTACTGGCAACGCCAACGATGGTTGGCCCGGCATTTCCCTCGAGGATTCATCAGGTAACGAGGTCTATTACAATAATCTCGACAATTACTGTGAGATAGGCAGCGGATTTTACAACAATGCTGCTGAGAGCGGTGCCACCCCATCGACAAACCTCTGGTACAACGAGACTCTTGAAAGGGGCAATTGGTATAGCGACTACGACGGAATCGATGAGGATCCCAACGATGGAATCGGCGATACGCCCTACAATATTTCCGGCGGCGAAGGGCCAACGATAAACTCAGATCCCTACCCCTTGATGGTGCCCGGTGGACCCATTCCCGCACCTTCACCCGCCATTTCCGGCATCACGGCATCCGGGGTCACGCCGAACGGTGCAAATATAAGCTGGACGATCGGCAACAGCGTGGAGAGCGACAACCGCGTTCTCTACGGCACGGACGAAGGACTTGCCGGTGCCTCATGGTCCGTCTGGGACAATGCCACCACCACACCTTCCATTCCCCTTACCGGGCTTACCTCGAACACCACCTACTATTACCGCTGTTACGCGGAACGGACGGATGATGCTGACAGCACCACGACGAGCAGCACGGGCTCCTTCACCACCCTCGAACGGCTCCCCATGGTTATCACCGTGGACGATGACAACGGCGACATTCCGGTGCCGCCCGCCGACTACGAAAATATCACCGATGCCCTTGCAGTATCCATGGACGGCGATACGATCCTCGTCTATGCCGGGAACTACTCCGGCTACCACGATGTCACCACCCGGGTCAACCTGACCGGTGTCGGGTGGCCGGTGGTGAGCGGAAATGCGACCGACCCCTACCCCTTCAATGGCGATGTCTTTGTGTTCCACACGAGCGATTGCATCCTCGACGGGTTTGTCATCCGTGACGCCTGGTGTAGCCGTTCATCTTCACTGGAGTCTGCGGCAGTCAGGATCGGAAGTACCAACACTACCATCCGCAACACCGTGATCGATGATTCCTTGTACGGCATCATCGCCACATCCTCAAACAACATCATCCGCAACAACACCATCAACGGCACCTATTACGGGGTCTGGCTCAACTATGCCAGAAACACCCTCTTTGCGAACAATACGGTCACCAACAGCAAAACGTGGATTCTCCATAACACGTACCTGACGACAACAGTAAACAACTATGCCACCAACAACCGGATAGAGAACAATACCTTTGACCCTGCCGGGTGGACACCCTCCGGCTATGATGACAGCTATGGAAGAGAGGTGTTAATCGAGGACACCGGCGGCAACGTCCTTTCTCACAACACCCTCCTGAATCAGACATATATCCACATCCTCGGTGACGGTAACACCATCGAAGACAATCGGGTTCTGGGACCGTGCGAATACCACTTTGCGGGGATCGACATATCGGAAGACGGCAATATCGTCCGCAACAACACCGTCGAAAATTACAAGTTCGGCATCCTGCTCACTGAACAGGCCGACAACCTGCAGATGAGTGGGAATACCATCGCAGGGTGCACCTACGGGTTTGGGTTTGACGGCGATGTGGTCTATGCAGGCAGCAGGCCCTCGCGCAACGTCATCGATACCACGAACACGGTGGAAGGGGCCCCCATCTACTGGATCGTGGGTGCGACAGGAGAGGTGTACAACTACACGACCCTCTCTCCCGCACCGGGGTACCTTGCCCTCATCAGCTGCAGCGACATCCGGGTGGAGAACCTGTACCTGGAGAAGAATGCCCAGTCGTTCTTCATCTACCGTTCATCGAATGTCACCATCGATTCCGTCACTGCTCACGGCAATGCCTACCAGGGCATACTCATCGGGGACGGGTATGATATCACCATCAATGATTCCATAACCGACTCAAATGGGTATGATGTGGTTGATGGGAGTAGAATGGCAGGAATCTGGGCATACAACATGACCGCTGGCCGGATTACCAATACAACCGTGACTGCCAACAATCCGACGGGAATCACCTTCTCGTATGACTGTGTCGACAATCTCATCTCCGGGTGCACCGTCACCAACAACGGGCACTCCACCGAGACGGAAGAGTCATACGGCATCTGGGATTCCAGTGGTGACAACAACAACCAGACGGTGACGGGATGTACGATTGGCAACACCTTTGCAGGCAGACAGGGTATTGGTCTAAAAAGCTATGCCGATAACTCGCTCTTCTACAACAACCGCTTCCTCAGCAATACCGTTGCGCATGCACAGAACTGGGGGACCGGCACCCGCTGGAATATCACCCCCGTGGCGGGCACCAACATTCTCGGCGGCCCGTGGATTGCCGGAAATTACTGGGACGACTATGCAGGCCTTGACCTGAACAGCGACGGACTGGGCGACACCGAGCTGCCCTACACCACCGGCGGGGCGACTCCCGGTCAGGATCATCACCCCCTCCTCGACACCTTCGTCCCTGACGACATCCCGCCGGTTGTCCTCATCCACACCCCGGTGGAGAAAGAGAGCTATCCCGGCGCCGCCGTCCTGCTGGAAGTCTCCAGCCCCGACCCGGATGTCGCGACGTGGTGGTACAGTCTCGATGCCGCCGCCAATGTGACCTTCACTCCGAACATCACGCTTCCGGCCATGAGCGTGGGAGAGCACACCCTTCAGGTCTGGGCCAATGACACCTCCGGCAACGAGAACAGCTCGTCGGTGACCTTCACCGCAACGGTTGACACCACCCCGCCGGTCCTCTATGTCTCCTCGCCGGAGGAGAACACCACCTACCCTCTCCGTGACGTCGCTCTGAACGTCTGGTCGCCGGACGGCGATGCCTTCTCCTGGTGGTATGCACTCGATGGTGGCACAAACAGCACTCCCCTCAGTCCGGCCGCGGGCACCACCCTCACGGGCCTTGCAAACGGCACCCATGCCGTGGCGGTCTACATGGACGACATCATCGGCAATACCAATGCGACCATGGTGAACTTCAGCGTGGATGCGGCGACGCCGGAGCCGGAACCAACACCCCAACCGACGATTGCCGACACCGGCGATGACACCCCCGAACCGCTGGACTACCCTCTCCCCGTCGTTGAAGAACCGGCGTTTCTGATCACCATCATCACCCCCGACGCCGGACAGACCGTCGAGCGTCAGGCGGAGGTCACCTACTCGGCAAATTCCCCCCTCGCCCGTGCCTACTACCAGCTCGACGGCGGGGCATACGTGCGGGTTTCACCCGGCAGGGCAATTCCTCTGGACCGTCTCACCCTCGGCACCCATGAGATAACGGTGACGGGCGTCGATTACTTCGGCAGGTACGGGCAGGGTTCGGTCAGCTTCGAGGTGATCCCGCTTGCCATCGGTGAAGGCGAACCCCTCGGGACGACGGCCTATCCCGATGATGCCGCGGTGTCGTTCACCGGCAGGACAGTCAATTATACCCTCTCCTTCGAGGTTGAAACCACAGCCAACGAGGAGGTATCCGTCTACCTGAACCGGCAGCTCGCAGGTGTGCCGGGCGGCGAGACGTCCGTCATCCCTGCTGCAGGAACCGGCATTCTCCTCAAGAACGTCTCCTCCCCGTCCGCCGGCGTGTACACAATGGTGACGATATCGGTCCCGGCGGACCGGATCGTCCCGGATGACGAGAACATTATCTCATTCGTCCACACCCAAAACCCAGGCCGGATGGCGGATCTGTCCTCATGGCATGTGCGAACCGTCGCCCTCGTTCCCGACCTGCCGGCATCGGCTCCCTCCATCCGGGTCTATACCCCCGACCAGTCCCTCGGGTCCGGTGACGAGATGATGGTCTGGGTGGAGATCGCAGGCATCGCACCGGAGGATCGCTTCACCGCGAGGGTGTACCTCGTCGCACCGGACGGAGAGATCATCTCCTTCCCCGACGGGTCTTTTGATGCCGTACCGCTCGATGACGCCTATGTCCATGGCAACCACTACGGCCGTCTCCCCGGAAGCCTCAGCTTTTCGGCAACAGATCTCGCAGGGACCTACCAACTCGTGGCGACCCTCGAACCGGAGGGGAGTGACCGGTTGGTCTCCCTCTCCCCGGTCCCGGTCTTCTTCAGCGCGGAACCCGCGGTCCGGCTCTACATCAACCGCGACATTCTGGGCGACGACATGCCGCTTCAGGTGATGCATGCCGCAACCGGCGGCACCCGTGCAGAAGAGGAGACGCTCGTCATCCTGATGGAGCACCCCGACGGGTCGACGACCTATCTGCCGGCAGGTACCGAATCGTATGCATCCCGTCACTATGCACCCCTCGGTTCCCTCTTCGAGACCATACTCGATGAGACCGTCGATGCCGGGTGGGGCGAAGGGACCTACCTGATCCGATCGATGCTCTACAACAGCACGGATACCCTCGTCGCACAGGATATTGCTACGTTCACGGTGGCAAGGGAGGAGGGGACGCTTACCCTCTCCTTCCCGCTCTCCGTCACCGGCGGCATGCCCTCATCGAGCCGGATCTGGCTGATGGACGCAGTCTCGCTTGCAATCGTCGCGGAGCAGGAGACGGGCACCGATCACGACAAAGTGACCTTCAGCGTCCCTGCCGGCACCTACTGGTACGGCGGGCAGGTGACGACCGGGGCGGGTGAGATGATGACCATCCCGGTCGACCCGGCAAACCGCGCCCGTATCAGTCCGGGGGAGACGGTACACCAGCGGGTGGTCGTCCAGCCGGCGACCGCCCTCGTTCCGACGGAGGTGATCCCATGA
- a CDS encoding HNH endonuclease, with the protein MRRRAAPEDLQLVLYSFAGNGTPLCNGEPGLNGYRRLCYHCPRSRRSDDGLVCTLYGIRITVREKYALKAWKALREEILARDGGRCTICGVETDLHIHHLDCDRTNDAPANLTTLCERCHSRIHRQGVSLSVRTHDGESSLLKK; encoded by the coding sequence ATGCGTCGACGTGCAGCACCCGAAGATCTTCAGCTCGTCCTGTATTCCTTTGCCGGGAACGGGACCCCGCTCTGCAACGGAGAGCCCGGCCTGAACGGCTACCGGAGGCTCTGTTACCACTGCCCCCGGTCCCGGCGTTCGGATGACGGCCTGGTCTGCACACTCTATGGAATCAGGATTACAGTACGGGAGAAGTATGCCCTGAAGGCATGGAAGGCACTCAGGGAGGAGATTCTCGCACGGGACGGCGGCCGCTGCACCATCTGCGGCGTCGAAACCGACCTGCACATCCACCACCTCGACTGCGACCGGACGAACGATGCTCCGGCAAATCTGACGACCCTTTGCGAACGCTGCCACTCCCGCATCCACCGGCAGGGGGTTTCCCTCTCTGTCCGCACCCACGATGGCGAATCCTCTCTTCTCAAAAAATAA
- a CDS encoding GyrI-like domain-containing protein, with product MYRITEKKSPRHTVICTRRRGPYRLIAEMIPELCCYAEEKGLDITGPPMFICHEMTPEEAMEADKNECADVEVVLPISGPTEENEEITCYEIPTETVACVVHRGPYESVTPAYEALYAWIEEHDKVITGPIREIYLNDPAEVPLEEILTQICIPVR from the coding sequence ATGTATCGAATCACGGAAAAGAAGAGCCCCCGCCACACCGTCATCTGCACCAGGCGACGTGGCCCGTACCGCCTGATTGCCGAGATGATCCCCGAGCTCTGCTGTTATGCTGAGGAGAAGGGACTGGACATTACCGGCCCGCCGATGTTCATCTGCCACGAGATGACGCCCGAGGAGGCAATGGAGGCGGACAAGAACGAATGCGCCGATGTCGAGGTCGTCCTTCCCATTTCAGGGCCGACCGAGGAGAACGAAGAGATCACCTGCTACGAGATCCCGACCGAGACCGTGGCATGCGTCGTCCACCGCGGCCCCTACGAGAGCGTCACTCCTGCGTACGAAGCTCTCTATGCCTGGATAGAGGAGCATGACAAGGTAATCACCGGACCCATCCGGGAGATCTATCTCAACGACCCGGCGGAAGTTCCGTTAGAGGAGATCCTGACACAGATATGTATTCCGGTGAGGTGA
- a CDS encoding right-handed parallel beta-helix repeat-containing protein, with product MHTHWIHYSILAVLLLMAAVSGVQGATLVVAPSGADFTTIQPAVDAASPGDTIAVQAGTYPGDIVVRTPVTVLGTDGVSIGTDGELAAFIIEADGVTISDLACDGPAIGIMLNASSGSHVRECNVVAGDTGILFSDCVNCSVSDTSILADQSGLEITSSENIEIEEVRVNGGASGVTLHNVDAFALRKSAVLGCDIGIIAEHCGNGTIEETTFSDVDAGMLGIGVTDTRITGSTLSNVIQYLQMYNAIGCTVEADTMEGPDYFSADVFSDTVYACGPWTVSGWNFGLLRQIYDTPEGYLQFGGALNFTAIEGAESFTDPFILMEAEASAADLEGYDAETFGFYRIDGAKPVFAGATTIEDNGGAITSATATAPGDYALLAKTETTGPDLFYVLIGILAVIGIVLFYLVWRKD from the coding sequence ATGCATACACATTGGATACACTACAGCATTCTGGCGGTGCTCCTTCTCATGGCGGCAGTGTCAGGCGTGCAGGGGGCGACTCTCGTGGTCGCTCCGTCGGGAGCCGATTTTACCACCATCCAGCCGGCCGTCGATGCGGCATCTCCGGGCGACACGATCGCCGTCCAGGCCGGAACCTACCCCGGCGACATCGTGGTGCGGACGCCGGTGACGGTTCTCGGCACAGACGGCGTGTCCATCGGGACGGACGGTGAGCTTGCCGCCTTTATCATTGAGGCGGACGGGGTGACGATCAGTGATCTTGCCTGTGACGGTCCCGCCATCGGCATCATGCTCAATGCCTCCTCGGGTTCGCATGTCAGGGAGTGCAACGTCGTCGCCGGGGATACCGGCATTCTCTTCTCCGACTGTGTGAACTGTTCAGTTTCAGACACCAGCATTCTCGCCGACCAGTCGGGACTTGAGATCACCTCTTCGGAGAACATTGAAATAGAGGAGGTCCGGGTCAACGGCGGTGCCAGCGGAGTCACGCTGCACAATGTCGATGCGTTCGCCCTGCGGAAGAGCGCCGTACTCGGGTGCGACATCGGGATCATTGCAGAACACTGTGGCAACGGCACCATCGAGGAGACGACCTTCAGCGACGTGGATGCGGGGATGCTCGGGATAGGGGTCACCGATACCCGCATTACGGGCTCGACGCTTTCCAACGTGATCCAGTACCTCCAGATGTACAATGCAATCGGGTGTACGGTAGAGGCCGACACCATGGAAGGGCCGGATTACTTTTCGGCGGATGTCTTCTCCGACACCGTGTATGCCTGCGGCCCGTGGACCGTGAGCGGATGGAATTTCGGACTTCTCAGGCAGATATATGACACGCCCGAGGGGTACCTGCAATTCGGCGGGGCCCTGAACTTCACCGCCATCGAAGGGGCGGAATCCTTTACCGACCCCTTTATCCTCATGGAAGCGGAGGCGTCCGCAGCAGACCTCGAAGGCTATGATGCGGAGACGTTCGGGTTCTACCGGATCGACGGTGCCAAACCGGTCTTCGCCGGCGCTACCACGATTGAGGACAATGGCGGCGCGATCACCTCCGCGACCGCAACCGCTCCGGGTGATTATGCCCTCCTTGCAAAGACAGAGACGACCGGACCCGACCTCTTCTACGTCCTGATTGGCATTCTCGCCGTCATCGGCATCGTGCTCTTCTATCTCGTCTGGCGCAAGGACTGA
- a CDS encoding HFX_2341 family transcriptional regulator domain-containing protein has protein sequence MRNDLGKIVYIVPLGHERDRAIAPFHDRKADLVYLVINDEIPEKGGKDDQMQRKQDIYTDLVVNDLKEMNIPVKIIRTDMFDLKILINTLAKLIIMEKEKKSTIRINMSASGRFTSVAASIAGMAYDVSVYYVHSNGFSETKEDLLEHGVSICSYDSIWIEEFSNYRFELPTETEICILEMLYEKCRDKHKWATTKELCDLLHDKYPDKYEKLPVFRDVDTKHFPKDEKDRLRKLQSKLLMKLNGSIMRKLVAKKYADRNDPNESSVKYKITSSGEYALHLSGFGEKLKVEDYLNPIP, from the coding sequence ATGAGAAATGATTTAGGGAAAATTGTTTATATCGTCCCTCTTGGTCATGAAAGGGACCGTGCAATAGCCCCATTTCATGATCGAAAAGCAGACCTTGTTTATCTGGTAATAAATGACGAAATTCCAGAGAAGGGCGGAAAAGACGATCAGATGCAGAGAAAACAGGATATATATACAGATTTAGTTGTCAATGATCTTAAAGAGATGAATATTCCGGTGAAAATTATTCGGACGGATATGTTTGATCTTAAGATCCTGATCAATACTCTTGCAAAGCTAATCATTATGGAAAAAGAGAAAAAGAGCACTATTCGAATAAATATGTCTGCATCAGGCCGTTTTACCTCTGTTGCAGCCTCAATAGCAGGAATGGCATATGATGTATCAGTTTATTACGTGCACTCAAATGGTTTTTCTGAGACTAAAGAAGACCTTCTGGAACATGGTGTTAGTATCTGTTCTTATGATTCAATCTGGATTGAAGAATTCTCAAATTATAGATTTGAACTGCCAACTGAGACGGAGATTTGCATATTGGAAATGTTATATGAAAAATGTCGTGACAAGCATAAATGGGCGACAACCAAGGAATTGTGCGACCTTCTTCACGATAAATATCCTGACAAATACGAGAAATTACCAGTTTTCCGAGATGTAGATACTAAACATTTTCCAAAAGATGAAAAAGACAGACTCCGAAAACTTCAGAGCAAACTTCTGATGAAATTAAACGGATCGATTATGAGGAAACTTGTTGCAAAAAAATATGCTGACCGAAATGATCCAAATGAATCATCTGTTAAATATAAAATAACTTCATCAGGCGAATATGCCCTCCATTTGTCAGGTTTTGGTGAAAAATTGAAAGTAGAGGATTATTTAAACCCGATCCCCTAA
- a CDS encoding protease inhibitor I42 family protein has protein sequence MKPIYAILLACILGAVIGAAGCTTADNGDGAEMPSPIPVPDPDEVVLVDDTNEGQVIPVNETASIIIKLPDNPSTGYVWKVTGSDGLAITQDTYTPPETETVGAAGVHGWTMEPRTTGLVTFGAVYYRPWEGEPSDDTYTISFYVVPAGSDLITVTADDNGGEVAVPAGDIVLIKLEENPTTGYQWNATVGGGAAIAADTYIMSLEASQGMVGAGGTHEWFVTFPDGGDGTFDAVYARPWEEPAEDDETFSVSFTAA, from the coding sequence ATGAAACCAATATACGCAATTCTGCTCGCGTGCATTCTCGGTGCAGTCATCGGTGCCGCCGGATGTACGACGGCGGACAACGGCGACGGGGCGGAGATGCCGTCCCCCATCCCGGTCCCGGACCCGGACGAAGTCGTGCTCGTCGATGACACGAACGAAGGTCAGGTCATCCCGGTCAACGAAACCGCCTCGATCATCATCAAGCTCCCGGACAACCCCTCGACCGGCTACGTCTGGAAGGTGACGGGATCCGACGGCCTTGCGATCACACAGGATACCTACACCCCGCCCGAGACGGAAACCGTTGGCGCCGCGGGGGTGCACGGCTGGACAATGGAGCCGCGGACGACCGGCCTCGTCACCTTCGGTGCCGTCTATTACCGGCCGTGGGAAGGCGAGCCTTCCGATGACACGTATACCATCTCCTTCTACGTCGTCCCGGCCGGCTCCGATCTCATCACCGTCACGGCGGATGACAACGGCGGGGAGGTTGCGGTGCCCGCAGGCGATATCGTCCTCATCAAACTCGAGGAGAACCCGACCACAGGCTACCAGTGGAACGCTACCGTCGGCGGCGGTGCAGCCATCGCGGCTGACACCTACATCATGTCCCTGGAGGCCTCTCAGGGTATGGTGGGCGCCGGCGGCACCCACGAGTGGTTCGTCACCTTCCCGGACGGCGGCGACGGCACCTTCGATGCAGTCTACGCCCGCCCGTGGGAAGAGCCTGCAGAGGACGACGAGACATTCTCCGTCAGCTTCACAGCTGCATAA